One Brassica oleracea var. oleracea cultivar TO1000 chromosome C7, BOL, whole genome shotgun sequence genomic window carries:
- the LOC106302826 gene encoding protein FAR1-RELATED SEQUENCE 6-like — MKKATSKVLAHVYRSRYSEPTNGPKSLQLQQMILEDLRFSASHMKCHRAKEQAVDNTVGNAEDSFLNLASYFERLKATNPGTVTAIETELDIEGNTCFLYGFLAFGSSIQGFYRLRKVLIIDDTHLSGKYKGVLMTASGQDANFQVFPLAFAVVDGKTEEPWTWFLKKLERIIVDSNSLSIISDRHSSIIKAKRVVFPHAHHGACIVHLMRNMVLRYKNKGLAKMVCEAAFSYRRKDVDLCFAKIRQANGECAKYHEGIGTSKWSRTYFLGTRYNLLTSNTAE, encoded by the coding sequence ATGAAGAAGGCCACATCCAAAGTCCTTGCCCATGTATATCGCTCTCGCTACAGCGAACCCACCAACGGACCTAAATCACTACAGCTTCAGCAGATGATATTGGAAGACCTTCGCTTCTCCGCGTCCCACATGAAATGTCACAGGGCAAAAGAGCAAGCTGTAGACAACACTGTTGGAAACGCTGAGGATTCATTCCTCAACCTCGCCTCCTATTTCGAGAGGCTCAAAGCTACAAACCCAGGCACGGTTACTGCAATCGAAACCGAGCTTGACATAGAAGGTAACACATGTTTCCTATATGGTTTCCTAGCTTTTGGTTCTTCAATACAGGGGTTCTACCGCCTACGCAAGGTCCTCATTATTGATGATACGCACCTATCGGGGAAATACAAGGGGGTTCTAATGACTGCTAGTGGCCAAGACGCAAACTTTCAAGTGTTCCCTTTGGCTTTTGCTGTCGTCGATGGCAAAACTGAGGAACCGTGGACCTGGTTCCTCAAGAAACTTGAAAGGATCATTGTTGACTCAAATTCCCTCTCCATTATCTCAGATCGTCACTCTTCTATAATCAAAGCCAAGCGTGTTGTCTTCCCACATGCACATCATGGAGCCTGCATAGTCCACTTAATGCGAAACATGGTCTTACGCTACAAGAACAAAGGTCTAGCCAAAATGGTGTGTGAGGCTGCATTCTCTTACCGGCGCAAAGATGTTGATCTCTGTTTCGCCAAAATCAGGCAAGCAAATGGAGAATGCGCCAAATACCATGAGGGGATTGGAACTTCAAAGTGGTCTAGGACTTACTTCCTTGGGACTCGGTACAACCTATTGACCAGCAACACCGCAGAGTAG
- the LOC106301762 gene encoding protein NRT1/ PTR FAMILY 5.16-like, translating into MVIEEEVAFLEDYVSDSVDHRGVPAGKLSTGGWRSAWYIIGVEVGERFAYFGIASNLITYLTGPLGQSTATAAVNVNTWSGTASMLPVVGAFVADAYLGRYRTIVIASLIYILGLGLLTLSAFLITIRISEQRHDSVKTFFWVNILFFCSLYMVAIGQGGHKPCVQAFGADQFDSRDSKERISRGSFFNWWFMTLSAGITLSFLVVVYVQDNISWALGLIGTPCLFMVMALALFLLGRKTYRYPKEDYKEKNALARIGRVFVTAYKNRKLNLADPGLGESLLEDGSSQKCRGWLECLGKALLPGEGGGEPCTRKDVEDAMALVRLIPIWITSVISTIPYAQYSTFFTKQGVTVDRKILPGFEIPPASFQSFIGVSILISVPTYERVFLPLARYITKKPSGITMLQRIGAGMVLSSFNMVVAALVETKRLEIAKEYGLVDRPDATVPMSIWWFVPQYILLGMIDVFSLVGTQEFFYDQVPTELRSIGLALSLSAMGLSSFLSGFLITAINWVTGKDGGDSWFNTNLNRAHVDYFYWLLAAFTAVGFLAFLFFSRLYVYRRVDQVYEQEKSSLSKIHCSFVI; encoded by the exons ATGGTCATAGAGGAAGAAGTCGCATTTCTAGAAGATTACGTTAGTGATTCAGTAGACCACCGAGGAGTTCCCGCCGGAAAACTTTCCACCGGTGGATGGAGATCCGCCTGGTATATTATTG GTGTAGAGGTAGGAGAAAGATTTGCTTACTTTGGGATTGCCTCCAACTTAATTACTTACCTCACCGGACCTCTCGGGCAATCGACGGCGACCGCCGCCGTAAACGTGAACACTTGGTCAGGAACAGCCTCGATGCTTCCTGTTGTAGGAGCTTTCGTGGCAGACGCTTATCTTGGTCGTTACCGCACCATAGTGATAGCTTCTCTTATCTACATACTC GGACTAGGACTATTGACCTTGTCGGCTTTCTTAATTACAATAAGAATATCAGAGCAACGACACGATTCAGTTAAAACGTTTTTCTGGGTGAATATACTTTTCTTCTGCTCTCTCTATATGGTGGCGATCGGACAAGGCGGCCACAAACCGTGTGTTCAAGCGTTTGGTGCTGATCAATTCGACTCTAGAGATTCAAAGGAGAGAATATCTAGAGGATCGTTTTTCAACTGGTGGTTCATGACTTTATCTGCCGGAATCACTTTATCTTTTCTTGTGGTGGTTTACGTCCAAGACAATATAAGCTGGGCGCTTGGCTTAATTGGAACCCCATGTCTGTTCATGGTTATGGCTCTAGCTCTCTTCTTGCTCGGAAGAAAAACGTACAGATACCCAAAAGAAGATTACAAGGAGAAGAACGCTTTGGCAAGAATCGGTAGAGTGTTCGTCACGGCTTACAAAAACCGAAAACTGAATTTAGCTGATCCGGGTTTGGGGGAAAGTCTATTGGAGGATGGTTCGTCTCAGAAATGTAGAGGCTGGCTTGA GTGCTTAGGGAAAGCGTTACTACCAGGAGAAGGAGGTGGAGAGCCATGTACTAGAAAGGACGTGGAAGATGCAATGGCTTTGGTAAGGCTTATACCGATATGGATCACATCGGTCATCAGCACGATTCCCTATGCTCAATACTCTACCTTCTTCACCAAGCAAGGCGTTACGGTAGACAGAAAAATCTTGCCGGGTTTCGAAATCCCTCCAGCTTCTTTCCAGTCATTTATCGGTGTGTCGATTCTCATCTCAGTTCCAACTTATGAACGTGTATTCCTCCCGTTAGCTAGATACATTACCAAAAAGCCTTCCGGGATCACAATGCTCCAGAGAATCGGAGCTGGAATGGTGCTCTCTAGCTTCAACATGGTGGTGGCCGCGTTGGTAGAGACCAAACGGCTAGAGATAGCTAAGGAGTACGGGCTTGTGGATAGACCGGATGCAACCGTGCCAATGTCTATATGGTGGTTCGTTCCTCAGTATATATTGCTCGGGATGATTGATGTGTTCTCGCTAGTGGGTACACAAGAGTTCTTCTACGACCAAGTTCCAACGGAGCTAAGGAGCATTGGTCTTGCGCTCTCTTTGAGTGCGATGGGTCTTTCGAGCTTCTTGAGTGGTTTCCTCATCACTGCGATTAATTGGGTTACGGGAAAAGATGGCGGTGATAGCTGGTTCAACACTAACTTAAACCGAGCTCATGTCGATTACTTCTACTGGTTGCTCGCCGCTTTCACCGCCGTTGGATTCTTGGCGTTTTTGTTCTTCTCCAGGTTGTATGTGTACCGCCGGGTAGACCAAGTCTACGAACAAGAAAAGTCAAGTTTATCGAAAATTCATTGTTCATTTGTAATTTAA